A portion of the Collinsella aerofaciens genome contains these proteins:
- the fabG gene encoding 3-oxoacyl-[acyl-carrier-protein] reductase: MGNLNNGALERNDSRRVALVTGGSRGIGRACAIGLAEDGYDIAVVYAGSVDAVRETCEACEAAGATARAYQCDVADPDAVSACVEAVLSDFGSIWVLVNNAGITRDGLLMRMGDDAFDRVLDVNLKGTFNMTRALTKTFMHQRGGCVVNMSSVVGLMGNAGQANYAASKAGVIGLTKAVARELAPRGVRVNAVAPGFVETDMTAKLSEKVRAATEEQIPLKRMACPEEVAGVVRFLASDAAAYITGEVVRIDGGMAM, encoded by the coding sequence ATGGGCAACTTGAACAACGGCGCGCTCGAGCGCAATGACTCACGTCGCGTGGCACTGGTCACGGGCGGCTCGCGGGGTATCGGCCGCGCCTGCGCTATCGGTTTGGCGGAGGATGGCTACGATATCGCCGTCGTCTATGCCGGCAGCGTCGATGCGGTGCGCGAGACGTGCGAAGCCTGCGAGGCCGCTGGTGCCACAGCTCGCGCGTATCAATGCGATGTGGCCGACCCCGATGCCGTCAGCGCATGCGTGGAGGCGGTCCTGAGCGACTTTGGCTCCATTTGGGTGCTCGTCAACAACGCCGGCATCACCCGCGATGGCCTGCTCATGCGCATGGGCGATGACGCATTCGATCGCGTGCTCGATGTCAATCTCAAGGGAACATTCAATATGACGCGCGCACTCACCAAGACCTTTATGCACCAGCGCGGCGGCTGCGTCGTCAACATGAGCTCGGTCGTGGGCCTGATGGGCAATGCCGGGCAAGCCAACTACGCTGCCTCCAAGGCGGGTGTGATAGGGCTTACCAAGGCGGTGGCGCGCGAGCTTGCGCCCCGCGGCGTACGAGTGAACGCGGTCGCCCCCGGGTTTGTCGAGACAGATATGACGGCAAAGCTCTCGGAGAAGGTGCGTGCGGCAACCGAGGAACAGATTCCCCTTAAGCGCATGGCGTGTCCCGAGGAAGTGGCCGGCGTGGTGCGCTTTTTGGCGAGCGATGCGGCGGCCTACATTACGGGCGAGGTCGTACGCATTGACGGTGGAATGGCGATGTAG
- a CDS encoding ACP S-malonyltransferase, with product MGSVAFLFAGQGAQHPAMGVDLIEASPAAAEVFAIADEVRPGTSEQCRSASKEELSQTENTQPCVFVHDLAVAVALRERGVVPAACAGFSLGEVAALSFAGAFSTRAGFELVCERAALMAAAAERHPGGMRAVIKLDAAQVENLAKQAGEDCWPVNYNSPQQTVVAGASEALQELDVLVKEAGGRAMKVTVSGAFHSPYMAEATEGLATYIQAGHAPSSLLIPVMANMTAAPYPADPRAASDVLANQVSHAVRWVDTLHTLQDQGIDTFIEVGPGKTLSGLVKRTLSDVRVYSCETAEQVAAIADELA from the coding sequence ATGGGTAGCGTAGCGTTTCTGTTTGCCGGCCAGGGCGCCCAACACCCCGCGATGGGCGTCGACCTGATCGAGGCATCGCCGGCGGCCGCCGAGGTGTTCGCCATTGCCGACGAGGTGCGCCCGGGGACCAGTGAGCAGTGCCGGAGCGCCTCCAAGGAGGAGCTCTCGCAGACCGAGAACACGCAGCCTTGCGTGTTCGTGCACGACTTAGCTGTCGCCGTCGCCCTGCGCGAGCGCGGCGTGGTGCCTGCCGCCTGTGCGGGATTCTCGCTGGGCGAGGTCGCCGCGCTTAGCTTTGCGGGGGCATTCAGTACGCGAGCGGGCTTTGAGCTCGTGTGCGAGCGCGCGGCGCTGATGGCCGCGGCTGCCGAGCGCCATCCGGGCGGCATGCGCGCCGTCATCAAGCTCGATGCGGCGCAAGTCGAGAACCTGGCAAAACAGGCCGGCGAGGACTGCTGGCCGGTCAACTACAACAGTCCGCAGCAGACGGTTGTGGCCGGAGCGTCCGAGGCGCTGCAGGAGCTCGACGTCCTAGTAAAAGAGGCCGGCGGCCGCGCCATGAAGGTCACGGTGTCGGGTGCATTCCATAGCCCCTATATGGCAGAGGCGACTGAGGGGCTGGCGACGTATATCCAAGCCGGCCACGCGCCGTCTTCGCTGCTGATTCCGGTCATGGCAAACATGACGGCGGCGCCCTATCCGGCGGACCCGCGAGCAGCATCGGATGTCTTAGCCAACCAGGTGAGCCATGCCGTGCGCTGGGTCGACACGCTGCACACTCTGCAGGATCAGGGCATCGACACGTTTATTGAGGTCGGCCCTGGAAAAACGCTGTCGGGCCTGGTCAAGCGTACGCTGAGCGACGTTCGCGTGTATTCGTGCGAAACGGCCGAGCAGGTCGCAGCTATTGCCGACGAGCTCGCATAG
- the fabK gene encoding enoyl-[acyl-carrier-protein] reductase FabK produces MLKTPLCDLLGIEKPVFQGGMAWIADASLASAVSEAGGLGIIAAMNADANWLRDQIHKLRARTDKPFGVNVMLMSPFADEVARVVIDERVPVVVTGAGNPTKYMKAWNEAGIKVIPVVASVALARLVERRGATAVVAEGTESGGHIGETSTMALVPQVVDAVDIPVVAAGGIADGRGVAAAFMLGAAGVQVGTRFLIADECTVSEQYKEMVLKANDTSTRATGRSTGHPVRALKSPFTNAYAKSEAAGVSVEELGAMGTGALRKAAKDGNYEEGSFLCGQIAGMVNERQSAREIVDDLVDGAERVLRGACAWVA; encoded by the coding sequence ATGCTCAAGACTCCTCTCTGCGATCTGCTCGGCATCGAAAAGCCCGTGTTCCAGGGCGGTATGGCTTGGATTGCCGACGCCTCGCTGGCTTCCGCAGTGTCCGAGGCGGGCGGCTTAGGGATCATCGCGGCCATGAACGCCGACGCCAACTGGCTGCGCGACCAGATTCACAAGCTGCGCGCCAGGACGGATAAGCCCTTTGGTGTCAACGTCATGCTCATGAGCCCGTTTGCCGACGAGGTCGCGCGGGTCGTTATTGACGAGCGGGTGCCGGTCGTCGTGACGGGTGCCGGCAATCCCACCAAGTACATGAAGGCGTGGAACGAGGCGGGCATCAAGGTCATCCCGGTCGTTGCCTCGGTGGCGCTGGCGCGCCTCGTGGAGCGTCGTGGAGCCACGGCGGTTGTTGCCGAGGGCACCGAATCGGGCGGCCATATTGGCGAGACCTCGACGATGGCACTGGTGCCGCAGGTCGTCGATGCGGTCGACATTCCCGTCGTGGCTGCCGGCGGTATTGCCGACGGCCGCGGCGTGGCGGCCGCCTTTATGCTGGGCGCCGCCGGCGTGCAGGTGGGAACGCGCTTTCTGATCGCAGACGAGTGCACCGTATCGGAGCAGTACAAGGAGATGGTCCTGAAGGCCAACGACACCTCGACGCGTGCGACCGGCCGCTCGACGGGACACCCAGTGCGTGCCCTCAAGAGCCCCTTTACCAACGCCTACGCCAAGAGCGAGGCGGCGGGCGTAAGTGTCGAGGAGCTCGGGGCCATGGGCACGGGCGCCCTTCGCAAGGCCGCCAAGGACGGCAATTACGAAGAGGGCTCGTTTTTGTGTGGACAGATTGCCGGCATGGTCAACGAGCGCCAAAGCGCACGTGAAATCGTCGATGACCTGGTCGATGGCGCCGAGCGCGTCCTGAGGGGAGCGTGCGCATGGGTAGCGTAG
- a CDS encoding acyl carrier protein, producing MADQKTFERVCDVIRETAGLDDVEMKPESTLEEIGLDSLGTVEILVAVEDEFGIQLDTEENPKTVGEFADTVEAALEK from the coding sequence ATGGCAGATCAGAAGACCTTCGAGCGCGTTTGCGACGTTATCCGCGAGACCGCCGGCCTTGACGATGTCGAGATGAAGCCCGAGTCCACGCTTGAGGAGATTGGTCTCGACAGTCTGGGCACCGTCGAGATCCTCGTCGCCGTCGAGGACGAGTTTGGCATCCAGCTCGATACCGAGGAGAACCCCAAGACGGTCGGCGAGTTCGCCGATACGGTCGAGGCGGCATTGGAGAAGTAG
- a CDS encoding 3-oxoacyl-ACP synthase III family protein, with the protein MGFTILGTGSALPKRSVSNDELSEFLDTSDEWIFTRTGIKSRHVCTIESLDDLAVAASEQALQTSGIDASQLDLIVCSTTTGDHLVPAEACAIAERLGATCPAFDVSAACAGFVFALDVAEGYIARARAKHVLVVAAEQMTRALDWTDRATCVLFGDGAGAAVIEAGGENPLAVELSTSPDVETLRVPGLAGSSPYKRAQDRESVLSMNGRRVFKFGVNAICDTVNKLVCDASIAVEDIDHFVFHQANERILSQAVKRLGVPDDRVVRTLRETGNISSACIPLALDRLANTGALHAGDTIALVGFGAGLDVGGYLLRWK; encoded by the coding sequence ATGGGTTTTACGATTCTTGGAACAGGCTCGGCGCTTCCCAAGCGCAGTGTTTCCAATGACGAGCTGTCCGAGTTCCTGGACACCTCGGATGAGTGGATTTTTACCCGCACGGGGATCAAGAGCCGCCATGTGTGCACCATCGAGTCGCTCGACGACCTTGCCGTGGCTGCGAGCGAGCAAGCGCTCCAGACGTCCGGAATCGATGCGAGCCAGCTGGATCTTATCGTCTGTTCGACGACGACGGGCGATCATCTCGTTCCTGCCGAAGCGTGCGCCATTGCTGAGCGCCTGGGTGCCACATGTCCAGCTTTCGACGTTTCGGCGGCCTGTGCCGGCTTCGTATTTGCGCTCGATGTCGCCGAGGGCTATATCGCCCGAGCTCGCGCCAAACACGTGCTGGTCGTTGCAGCCGAGCAGATGACGCGCGCGCTCGATTGGACCGACCGTGCCACGTGCGTGCTCTTTGGCGATGGCGCGGGTGCTGCGGTCATAGAGGCCGGGGGAGAGAATCCCCTCGCCGTTGAGCTTTCGACGTCGCCTGACGTCGAAACACTGCGCGTCCCCGGATTGGCGGGCTCCTCGCCGTATAAGAGGGCGCAGGACCGCGAAAGCGTGCTGTCCATGAACGGTCGTCGTGTGTTCAAGTTCGGCGTCAATGCCATCTGCGACACGGTCAACAAGCTCGTCTGCGACGCGAGCATCGCGGTCGAGGACATCGACCACTTTGTATTCCATCAGGCTAACGAACGAATCTTGAGCCAGGCGGTCAAGCGCTTAGGTGTGCCGGACGACCGTGTGGTCCGAACGTTGCGTGAAACCGGCAACATCTCGAGCGCCTGCATTCCGCTTGCTCTCGATCGACTGGCAAATACCGGCGCGCTGCACGCGGGCGACACCATCGCCCTGGTCGGATTTGGCGCCGGCTTGGATGTAGGTGGCTATCTACTTCGCTGGAAGTAG
- a CDS encoding biotin--[acetyl-CoA-carboxylase] ligase, whose amino-acid sequence MDAQLTIVDVTGSTNDDLLEAGKQGAPHGTGLAARAQTAGRGRRGHKWDSTAGNLLLSIVLRPRVDPAKYSGLAAVSGLAVLEALEKQGLANEIGLKWPNDLVARGHKLGGILVEAARDNEGKPFAVCGIGVNVNYTPHEMPDGGLAAIGLSDLNENVPAVDVLLKEVHHAVVNAVGTWANLLNAMEEDAGPIAPAHDDYVAHLNWIGEHVIARSPAGDELARGIFQTVDAFGRACIETEDGLRSFHFEEASLRPLSE is encoded by the coding sequence ATGGATGCTCAATTAACGATAGTCGACGTAACCGGATCGACCAACGATGACCTGCTCGAGGCAGGAAAACAGGGCGCGCCGCACGGCACGGGACTTGCCGCCCGGGCTCAGACAGCAGGACGTGGCCGGCGCGGCCACAAGTGGGATTCAACCGCCGGCAACCTATTGCTTTCGATTGTCCTGCGTCCACGTGTTGATCCCGCCAAGTACTCTGGTCTTGCCGCCGTCAGCGGCCTAGCGGTGCTCGAGGCGCTCGAAAAGCAGGGTCTTGCTAACGAGATCGGACTCAAATGGCCCAACGACCTCGTCGCGCGAGGGCACAAGCTCGGCGGCATTCTGGTCGAAGCCGCACGCGATAACGAAGGCAAACCTTTCGCCGTCTGCGGCATTGGCGTCAACGTAAACTACACGCCCCATGAGATGCCCGATGGCGGTCTGGCAGCAATTGGCCTCTCAGACCTCAACGAGAATGTTCCCGCCGTCGATGTGCTACTCAAGGAGGTCCATCACGCGGTCGTGAACGCCGTAGGCACATGGGCAAATCTGCTCAACGCCATGGAAGAAGACGCCGGTCCGATCGCACCCGCCCACGATGATTATGTCGCTCATCTCAATTGGATTGGGGAGCACGTTATCGCCCGTTCCCCTGCCGGTGACGAGCTGGCGCGTGGCATCTTTCAAACGGTCGATGCCTTTGGTCGCGCGTGTATCGAAACGGAAGACGGCTTGCGTTCCTTCCATTTTGAAGAGGCATCGCTGCGCCCATTGAGCGAATAG
- the rpsJ gene encoding 30S ribosomal protein S10: MATQKIRIRLKGYDHEVVDQSAKLIVETAQKTGARVSGPVPLPTERNLYTVIRSPHVNKDSREQFEMRTHKRLIDILDPTSGTVDSLMRLDLPAGVDIDIKL, encoded by the coding sequence TTGGCTACCCAGAAGATCCGCATTCGCCTCAAGGGCTATGATCACGAGGTCGTCGATCAGTCCGCGAAGCTCATCGTCGAGACCGCTCAGAAGACCGGTGCTCGCGTTTCCGGTCCTGTCCCCCTGCCCACCGAGCGCAACCTGTACACGGTTATCCGCTCGCCGCACGTGAACAAGGACTCCCGTGAGCAGTTCGAGATGCGCACCCACAAGCGCCTCATCGACATCCTCGACCCCACCTCGGGCACCGTTGATTCGCTTATGCGTCTCGACCTCCCCGCTGGCGTCGACATCGACATCAAGCTCTAA
- the fusA gene encoding elongation factor G, with amino-acid sequence MAKPKYKLSDTRNIGIMAHIDAGKTTTTERILYYTGKTHKIGEVHEGAATMDWMVQEQERGVTITSAATTCFWKKDGTDYRIQIIDTPGHVDFTAEVERCLRVLDGAVAVFDAVAGVQPQSETVWRQASTFNVPRIAFINKYDRVGADFFNAIETMKDRLDANAVAAQVPMGAEDNFWGVIDLVTMTAWDFKADEKGMTYPEPMDEIPAEFADIAATKREELLDAAASFDDELMEKILMEEDFTVEELKAALRKGVLANELNLVFVGSAYKNKGVQELLDAVVDYLPSPLDVEAVTGTDPDTGEEIQRHPSFDEPFSGLVFKIMTDPFVGKLTYVRVYSGRAESGSYVVNASNGQRERLGRILEMNAAERIDRDDAAAGDIVACVGFKNSTTGDTLCTEGKEIVLEKIEFANPVIDVAIEPKTKAEQDKMSLALTKLAEEDPTFKVSTNHETGQTIIAGMGELHLEIIVDRLLREFKVDANVGKPQVAYRETAGHDVEKAEGKFVRQSGGRGQYGHAVIKLEKMEEGFGYEFVNAIVGGVVPKEYIPSIDKGIQEALNTGVIAGFPVLDVKVTLFDGSYHEVDSSEAAFKIAGSMAIKDALKKSDPQLLEPIMAVEVETPEQYMGDVMGNLSGRRGKIEGMEDRKNSKLIRAKVPLGEMFGYATDLRSQTQGRASYTMQFDSYEPAPKSIVDEVMSKNA; translated from the coding sequence ATGGCTAAGCCTAAGTACAAGCTTTCCGATACCCGTAACATCGGCATCATGGCTCACATCGATGCCGGTAAGACCACCACGACCGAGCGTATTCTTTACTACACCGGTAAGACCCACAAGATCGGTGAGGTCCATGAGGGCGCTGCCACCATGGACTGGATGGTTCAGGAGCAGGAGCGCGGCGTAACCATTACCTCCGCTGCTACCACGTGCTTCTGGAAGAAGGACGGTACCGACTACCGCATCCAGATCATCGACACCCCGGGCCACGTTGACTTCACCGCCGAGGTCGAGCGCTGCCTGCGCGTCCTCGATGGCGCTGTCGCCGTCTTCGACGCCGTTGCCGGCGTTCAGCCCCAGTCTGAGACCGTTTGGCGTCAGGCTTCTACCTTCAACGTCCCCCGCATCGCCTTCATCAACAAGTATGACCGCGTGGGCGCTGACTTCTTCAACGCTATCGAGACCATGAAGGATCGTCTCGACGCTAACGCCGTGGCCGCCCAGGTCCCGATGGGCGCCGAGGACAACTTCTGGGGCGTCATCGACCTGGTCACCATGACTGCATGGGACTTCAAGGCCGACGAGAAGGGCATGACCTACCCCGAGCCGATGGACGAGATCCCGGCTGAGTTCGCCGACATCGCTGCCACCAAGCGCGAGGAGCTCCTCGACGCTGCTGCCAGCTTTGACGACGAGCTCATGGAGAAGATCCTCATGGAGGAGGACTTCACCGTCGAGGAGCTCAAGGCTGCTCTGCGCAAGGGCGTTCTTGCCAACGAGCTCAACCTCGTCTTCGTGGGCTCCGCCTACAAGAACAAGGGCGTTCAGGAGCTGCTCGACGCTGTCGTCGACTACCTGCCCAGCCCGCTCGACGTCGAGGCCGTCACCGGTACCGATCCGGACACCGGCGAGGAGATCCAGCGTCATCCTTCCTTCGACGAGCCCTTCTCCGGCCTGGTCTTCAAGATCATGACCGACCCGTTCGTCGGTAAGCTTACCTACGTCCGCGTTTACTCCGGTCGTGCCGAGTCCGGCTCCTACGTGGTCAACGCTTCCAACGGTCAGCGCGAGCGCCTCGGCCGCATCCTCGAAATGAACGCCGCCGAGCGTATCGACCGCGACGACGCTGCCGCCGGCGACATCGTCGCTTGCGTCGGCTTCAAGAACTCCACCACCGGTGACACCCTGTGCACCGAGGGCAAGGAGATCGTCCTCGAGAAGATCGAGTTCGCTAACCCCGTTATCGACGTTGCCATCGAGCCCAAGACCAAGGCCGAGCAGGACAAGATGTCTCTGGCTCTGACCAAGCTCGCCGAGGAGGACCCGACCTTCAAGGTGTCCACCAACCACGAGACCGGCCAGACCATCATCGCCGGCATGGGCGAGCTGCACCTCGAGATCATCGTTGACCGTCTGCTCCGTGAGTTCAAGGTTGACGCTAACGTTGGTAAGCCCCAGGTTGCCTACCGCGAGACCGCTGGTCACGACGTCGAGAAGGCTGAGGGCAAGTTCGTCCGTCAGTCCGGTGGTCGCGGTCAGTACGGCCACGCCGTCATCAAGCTCGAGAAGATGGAGGAGGGCTTCGGCTACGAGTTCGTCAACGCTATCGTCGGCGGCGTCGTGCCCAAGGAGTACATCCCGTCCATCGACAAGGGCATCCAGGAGGCCCTGAACACCGGTGTTATCGCCGGCTTCCCGGTCCTCGACGTTAAGGTCACCCTGTTCGACGGTTCTTACCACGAGGTCGACTCCTCCGAGGCCGCCTTCAAGATCGCCGGTTCCATGGCTATCAAGGACGCCCTCAAGAAGTCCGATCCGCAGTTGCTCGAGCCGATCATGGCTGTCGAGGTCGAGACCCCCGAGCAGTACATGGGCGACGTTATGGGCAACCTCTCCGGTCGCCGCGGCAAGATCGAGGGCATGGAGGATCGCAAGAACAGCAAGCTCATCCGTGCCAAGGTGCCGCTGGGCGAGATGTTCGGTTACGCTACCGACCTTCGCTCCCAGACCCAGGGCCGTGCATCCTACACGATGCAGTTCGACTCTTATGAGCCCGCGCCCAAGTCCATCGTGGACGAGGTCATGAGCAAGAACGCCTAA
- the rpsG gene encoding 30S ribosomal protein S7 gives MPRRAAANRREVQPDAVYNNRLVTQLINKVLLDGKKATAERIVYTAFEIVAEKSEGGDALATFKKAMDNVKPTLEVKPKRVGGATYQVPMEVNSRRSTALGIRWIVNFSRARKEKTMAERLANEILDASNGLGASVKKREDVFKMAEANRAFSHYRW, from the coding sequence ATGCCGCGTCGTGCAGCAGCTAATCGTCGTGAGGTTCAGCCTGACGCCGTTTACAACAACCGCCTGGTGACTCAGCTCATCAACAAGGTCCTTCTTGACGGCAAGAAGGCCACCGCTGAGCGCATCGTTTACACCGCTTTCGAGATCGTTGCCGAGAAGTCCGAGGGTGGCGACGCTCTCGCTACCTTCAAGAAGGCTATGGACAACGTCAAGCCCACGCTCGAGGTTAAGCCCAAGCGTGTCGGTGGCGCTACCTATCAGGTCCCGATGGAGGTCAACTCCCGTCGTTCCACCGCTCTGGGCATCCGCTGGATCGTCAACTTCTCCCGCGCTCGCAAGGAGAAGACCATGGCCGAGCGTCTCGCTAACGAGATCCTCGACGCCTCCAACGGTCTTGGCGCTTCCGTCAAGAAGCGTGAGGACGTCTTCAAGATGGCCGAGGCCAACCGCGCGTTCTCTCACTATCGTTGGTAA
- the rpsL gene encoding 30S ribosomal protein S12 — MPTINQLVRQGRRSVPKKSKNAALQHNSQKRGVCTRVFTTSPKKPNSALRKVARVRLVNGIEVTAYIPGEGHNLQEHSIVLVRGGRVRDLPGVRYHVIRGAYDAAPVQNRMQARSKYGAKRPKAK; from the coding sequence TTGCCTACTATTAACCAGCTGGTTCGCCAGGGCCGTCGTTCCGTGCCCAAGAAGTCCAAGAACGCTGCTCTGCAGCACAACTCCCAGAAGCGCGGCGTGTGCACCCGCGTCTTCACCACGAGCCCCAAGAAGCCGAACTCGGCTCTTCGTAAGGTTGCCCGTGTTCGCCTCGTCAACGGCATCGAAGTTACTGCTTACATCCCGGGTGAGGGCCACAACCTGCAGGAGCACTCCATCGTGCTCGTCCGCGGCGGTCGTGTCCGTGACCTCCCTGGTGTCCGTTATCACGTCATCCGTGGCGCCTACGACGCTGCTCCGGTCCAGAACCGTATGCAGGCCCGTTCTAAGTACGGTGCTAAGCGCCCCAAGGCTAAATAA
- a CDS encoding DUF4179 domain-containing protein gives MKSNQIKQAFESVQADSDLADRVLYAAAGEPLRRKGHAKPLYVAVIGCLAGVLATGGVAYAVVNSSYFASAWGNHGNGESVTWTNGGSSGTKYTYTREFGDGIAPQSLEGAVQKVNLSVEGNGYTLDIHEMTIDENGCGAVTFTLSNPNGVNYYKPAAELGELVLYGEEEGGVSTPSMNFGEEWADTRCTIDKDTSSDTVINGTMYFASWNRDRDLRHAVTWNISWTEGKGEDAKVIEVSTPEFNVGAHVDTKELRSDDLPLEISPFSIQTHIDDLGYEAVDHKLTVTYKDGSEQIIEDDDAGAYNFYVSMGRNSGENIWVPTKLIDVDQVVSVTLEGTRCTSTGGAETSEPFTIVYS, from the coding sequence GTGAAATCCAACCAAATCAAGCAGGCCTTCGAGTCCGTCCAAGCCGATAGCGATCTTGCTGACCGTGTTCTTTATGCCGCTGCTGGTGAGCCGCTTCGCCGAAAGGGTCACGCGAAGCCTCTGTATGTTGCCGTAATCGGATGTCTTGCCGGAGTGCTGGCGACCGGAGGGGTCGCCTACGCTGTTGTCAATTCCAGTTATTTTGCCTCTGCCTGGGGAAACCATGGCAACGGAGAGTCCGTTACCTGGACAAATGGCGGCTCGTCGGGGACGAAATATACCTACACCAGAGAGTTTGGTGATGGTATCGCGCCCCAAAGCCTGGAGGGTGCAGTCCAGAAGGTCAATTTGTCCGTCGAGGGCAACGGCTATACGCTCGACATTCATGAGATGACAATCGACGAGAACGGTTGCGGTGCTGTGACGTTTACATTGTCCAATCCGAATGGCGTTAACTACTACAAGCCGGCGGCAGAGCTTGGCGAACTTGTTCTCTATGGTGAAGAAGAAGGGGGCGTCAGTACACCCAGCATGAACTTCGGCGAGGAATGGGCTGATACACGCTGCACCATTGATAAAGACACATCAAGCGACACGGTCATTAACGGCACGATGTACTTTGCATCTTGGAATCGCGATCGAGATTTACGACATGCGGTCACCTGGAATATCAGTTGGACGGAGGGCAAAGGTGAGGATGCGAAGGTGATCGAGGTATCGACGCCAGAGTTTAACGTCGGAGCGCACGTCGATACAAAAGAACTCCGCTCCGATGACTTGCCTCTCGAGATCAGTCCGTTTTCCATCCAGACGCACATCGATGATCTGGGCTATGAAGCAGTTGATCATAAACTGACCGTCACCTACAAGGATGGGTCAGAGCAGATTATCGAAGATGACGACGCAGGGGCGTACAATTTCTATGTTTCGATGGGACGCAATAGCGGAGAGAACATTTGGGTGCCAACGAAGTTGATTGATGTCGACCAAGTGGTTTCAGTAACGCTCGAAGGCACACGCTGCACTTCAACAGGGGGCGCCGAAACGTCGGAACCCTTTACCATCGTCTATTCGTAA
- a CDS encoding RNA polymerase sigma factor, whose protein sequence is MEEQAFRQAVEDHRDVVFRIALTYLRDRADADDVAQDVFLKLLKGDGNFESWEHLRRWLIRVTINECKSLFRKPWRRVEDIENLADSLSTAQEETKAVLSDVMRLPERFRIPIVLYYYLGFSTSEIAELLHVPAATVRTRLARGRSKLKFILEEGDREIQPNQAGLRVRPSR, encoded by the coding sequence ATGGAAGAACAAGCATTTAGACAGGCGGTCGAAGATCACCGGGATGTCGTGTTTCGAATCGCATTGACGTACCTGCGCGATCGCGCTGACGCCGACGATGTCGCTCAAGACGTCTTCCTGAAGTTACTCAAAGGCGATGGAAACTTTGAAAGTTGGGAGCATCTTCGCCGCTGGCTTATCCGGGTCACGATCAATGAATGCAAATCGCTCTTTCGAAAGCCATGGAGGCGCGTGGAGGATATTGAGAACCTGGCCGATTCGCTTTCGACGGCGCAGGAGGAGACCAAGGCGGTCCTGTCAGACGTCATGCGGCTTCCGGAACGATTCCGTATCCCCATCGTGCTCTATTACTATCTGGGCTTCTCGACTTCAGAGATTGCCGAGTTATTGCATGTGCCAGCCGCGACCGTTCGAACGCGTTTAGCCCGCGGTAGATCGAAACTCAAGTTCATCCTAGAGGAGGGCGACCGTGAAATCCAACCAAATCAAGCAGGCCTTCGAGTCCGTCCAAGCCGATAG